From a region of the Odontesthes bonariensis isolate fOdoBon6 chromosome 4, fOdoBon6.hap1, whole genome shotgun sequence genome:
- the LOC142378437 gene encoding uncharacterized protein LOC142378437 isoform X7 → MELLVFLLLAGLVGTTSAQATGTGTTPTPDSTTSSTVNTTSLPDNATSLPDNATSSTVNTTSLPDDATSLPDNATSSTVNTTSLPDDATSSTVNTTSLPDNATSSTVNTTSLPDNTTSLPDNATSLPDNTTSSTVNTTSLPDNTTSFPDNTTSLPDNTTSSTVNTTSLPDNTTSLPDNTTSLPDNTTSSTVNTTSLPDNTTSLPDNTTSLPDNTTSSTVNTTSLPDNTTSLPDNTTSLPDNTTSSTVNTTSLPDNTTSSTVNTTSLPDNTTSLPDNTTSLPDNTTSSTVNTTSLPDNTTSFPDNTTSLPDNTTSSTVNTTSLPDNATSSTVNTTSLPDNTTSLPDNATSSTVNTTSLPDNTTSLPDNATSSTVNTTSLPDNTTSSTVNTTSLPDNATSLPDNATSSTVNTTSLPDNATSSTVNTTSSTVNTTSLPDNATSSTVNTTSLPDNATSSTVNTTSLPDNATSSTVNTTSLPDNATSSTVNTTSLPDNATSSTVNTTSLPDNATSSTVNTTSLPDNATSSTVNTTSLPDNATSSTVNTTSSTVNTTSLPDNATSSTVNTTSSTVNTTSLPDNATSSTVNTTSSTVNTTSLPDNATSSTVNTTSSTVNTTSLPDNATSSTVNTTSLPDNTTSSVVNATSSIVNTTSSPVNTISSTVNTTSSSINTTSPFNTTFSAVNTTSSPVNVSIPAEVNTTQSTVTLTSTHGNTTSPLNQTSTQQNTTSPPPVVTTSSGNSTSSTMNTASPSVNQSTAANATSAPVQITSTSVNTTSSNTASPPAVITSSSSGHASSPAVSENSTTSIITTGAPTTVRTTTPAPPPEPKISLGFSLKQTFTPELGNASSPAFKELETKVTSALNNIYSQKFGEAFNRTIIKGFRSGSVVADVELVFNEGQTLPNATAAADTLVEAAASGNLSLPVNASTIVARVVETPTVAPVTTAPSTASAPISTTKLPTNVTSSPINLTTQLVNMTSPPVSPTTQLSNITSPHLNMTSSPTVSTSTILNATSLPLNQTSPPVSPTTQLSNITSPHLNMTSSPTVSTSTILNATSLPLNQTSPPVSPTTQLSNITSPPLNMTSPALNATSPPLNMTSPASPQVSTTPLPGHASSPAVSENSTTSIITTGAPTTVRTTTPAPPPEPKISLGFSLKQTFTPELGNASSPAFKELETKVTSALNNIYSQKFGEAFNRTIIKGFRSGSVVADVELVFNEGQTLPNATAAADTLVEAAASGNLSLPVNASTIVARVVETPTVAPVTTAPSTASAPISTTKLPTNVTSSPINLTTQLVNMTSPPVSPTTQLSNITSPHLNMTSSPTVSTSTILNATSLPLNQTSPPVSPTTQPTNITSPHLNMTSPALNATSPPLNMTSPTSPQVSTTPLPALNATSPPLNMTSPTSPQVTTTPLPANVTQPNITTVSTIITTAVPAPPRVSLGFSLQQNFSSDLGNETSPVFLALAKQVQDSLDLVYKNKFGNRFVRSKVRSFRQGSVVVDAELIFNDTSSVPEDNEVANTLVEAANSSNPNFTLSVNTATIVATRVVTTTVVPSTSVGSTVSTVAQTSPPLTSTSSPLNATSPPLNATSAPVNITSPALNATSPTVNMTSPTLNATSPPLNVTSVPPLSTTSPTAATTTATVIVTTAAPPETTVKLGFSLQQTFTSGLSNSDSDEFKTLANRIQEALDSIYRTRFGVRFLRSLIRAFRQGSVVVDADLVFHNASSVPETTEVANALVTASNSSNFTLPLNTSSVVATRINATTQPTTPTTVNMTSPTLNGTSPPLNVTSVPTLSTTSPTAATTSATVIVTTAAPPESTVKLGFSLQQTFTSGLSNSDSDEFKTLANRIQEALDSIYRTRFGVRFLRSLIRAFRQGSVVVDADLVFHNASSVPETTEVANALVTASNSSNFTLPLNTSSVVATRINTTTQPTTPTTVNMTSPTLNATSPPLNVTSVPTLSTTSPTAATTTATVIVTTAAPPESTVKLGFSLQQTFTSGLSNSDSDEFKTLANRIQEVLDSIYRTRFGVRFLRSLIRAFRQGSVVVDADLVFHNASSVPETTEVANALVTASNSSNFTLPLNTSSVVATRINATQPTTPTTASATSPPVNMTSPPLNATSPPVNITSPPLNATSAPVNITSPALNATSPTVNMTSPTLNATSPPLNVTSVPTLSTTSPTAATTTATVIVTTAAPPESTVKLGFSLQQTFTSGLSNSDSDEFKTLANRIQEVLDSIYRTRFGVRFLRSLIRAFRQGSVVVDADLVFHNASSVPETTEVANALVTASNSSNFTLPLNTSSVVATRINTTTQPTTPTTASATSPPVNITSPPLNATSPPVNMTSPPLNATSPTVNMTSPTLNATSPPLNATSPPLSTTSPTAATTTATVIVTTAAPPETTVQLGFSLQQTFTSGLSNSDSDEFKTLANRIQEVLDSIYRTRFGVRFLRSLIRAFRQGSVVVDADLVFHNASSVPETTEVANALVTASNSSNFTLPLNTSSVVATRINTTTQPTTPTTASATSPPVNITSPPLNATSAPVNMTSPPLNATSPTVNMTSPTLNATSPPLNATSPPLSTTSPTAATTTATVIVTTAAPPETTVQLGFSLQQTFTSGLSNSDSDEFKTLANRIQEVLDSIYRTRFGVRFLRSLIRAFRQGSVVVDADLVFRNASSVPETTEVANALVTASNSSNFTLPLNISSVVATRINTTTQPTTPTTASATSPQLNSTSSLANMTSPSLNATSPTASATSPPVNITSPPLNVTSPTASATSPPVNMTSPPLNSTSPPVNVTSVPPLSTTSPTAVTTTATVIVTNAAPPETIVKLGFSLRQTFTSGLLNSDSDEFKTLANRIQEVLDSIYRTRFGVRFLRSLIRAFRQGSVVVDADLVFRNASSVPETTEVENALVTASNNSNFTLPLNTSSVVATRINTTQPTTPTTVSTTTVATTAAPTTAAATTAAATTAAPTTAAATTAAATTAAPTTVAATTAPSTTANAPTTTTTTVIFSLTMLAVAQVLINL, encoded by the exons ATAGCACAACTTCATCCACGGTGAACACAACTTCATTACCAGACAACGCAACTTCATTACCAGACAACGCAACTTCATCCACGGTGAACACAACTTCATTACCAGACGACGCAACTTCATTACCAGACAACGCAACTTCATCCACGGTGAACACAACTTCATTACCAGACGACGCAACTTCATCCACGGTGAACACAACTTCATTACCAGACAACGCAACTTCATCCACGGTGAACACAACTTCACTACCAGACAACACAACTTCATTACCAGACAACGCAACTTCATTACCAGACAACACAACTTCATCCACGGTGAACACAACTTCACTACCAGACAACACAACTTCATTCCCAGACAACACAACTTCATTACCAGATAACACAACTTCATCCACGGTGAACACAACTTCACTACCAGACAACACAACTTCATTACCAGACAACACAACTTCATTACCAGACAACACAACTTCATCCACGGTGAACACAACTTCACTACCAGACAACACAACTTCATTACCAGACAACACAACTTCATTACCAGATAACACAACTTCATCCACGGTGAACACAACTTCACTACCAGACAACACAACTTCATTACCAGACAACACAACTTCACTACCAGATAACACAACTTCATCCACGGTGAACACAACTTCATTACCAGATAACACAACTTCATCCACGGTGAACACAACTTCACTACCAGACAACACAACTTCATTACCAGACAACACAACTTCATTACCAGACAACACAACTTCATCCACGGTGAACACAACTTCACTACCAGACAACACAACTTCATTCCCAGACAACACAACTTCATTACCAGATAACACAACTTCATCCACGGTGAACACAACTTCATTACCAGACAACGCAACTTCATCCACGGTGAACACAACTTCACTACCAGACAACACAACTTCATTACCAGACAACGCAACTTCATCCACGGTGAACACAACTTCACTACCAGACAACACAACTTCATTACCAGACAACGCAACTTCATCCACGGTGAACACAACTTCATTACCAGACAACACAACTTCATCCACGGTGAACACAACTTCACTACCAGACAACGCAACTTCATTACCAGACAACGCAACTTCATCCACGGTGAACACAACTTCATTACCAGACAACGCAACTTCATCCACGGTGAACACAACTTCATCCACGGTGAACACAACTTCATTACCAGACAACGCAACTTCATCCACGGTGAACACAACTTCATTACCAGACAACGCAACTTCATCCACGGTGAACACAACTTCATTACCAGACAACGCAACTTCATCCACGGTGAACACAACTTCATTACCAGACAACGCAACTTCATCCACGGTGAACACAACTTCATTACCAGATAACGCAACTTCATCCACGGTGAACACAACTTCATTACCAGACAACGCAACTTCATCCACGGTGAACACAACTTCATTACCAGACAACGCAACTTCATCCACGGTGAACACAACTTCACTACCAGACAACGCAACTTCATCCACGGTGAACACAACTTCATCCACGGTGAACACAACTTCACTACCAGACAACGCAACTTCATCCACGGTGAACACAACTTCATCCACGGTGAACACAACTTCACTACCAGACAACGCAACTTCATCCACGGTGAACACAACTTCATCCACGGTTAACACAACTTCACTACCAGACAACGCAACTTCATCCACAGTGAACACAACTTCATCCACGGTGAACACAACTTCACTACCAGACAACGCAACTTCATCCACGGTGAACACAACTTCATTACCAGACAACACAACGTCCTCCGTGGTCAATGCAACTTCATCAATAGTCAACACAACTTCATCACCGGTCAACACAATTTCATCAACAGTCAACACAACTTCATCATCAATTAACACAACTTCACCGTTTAACACAACCTTTTCAGCAGTCAACACAACTTCATCACCAGTCAACGTCTCAATTCCAGCAGAGG TCAACACAACCCAATCAACAGTCACCCTAACATCAACACATGGAAATACAACTTCACCTCTTAACCAAACCTCAACTCAGCAAAACACAACCTCTCCACCACCAGTCGTCACAACATCTTCAG GGAATTCAACTTCATCAACAATGAACACAGCCTCGCCATCAGTGAACcaaagcacagcagcaaatGCAACATCAGCACCTGTCCAAATAACGTCAACCTCTGTGAACACAACCTCGTCAAACACAGCCTCGCCACCAGCAGTCATCACAAGTTCATCTTCAG GTCATGCAAGTTCCCCAGCTGTGAGTGAAAATTCGACAACTTCCATCATTACTACTGGTGCTCCAACTACAGTTAGAACTACAACACCTGCCCCACCGCCGGAGCCTAAAATCTCTTTGGGATTCAGTTTGAAACAAACCTTTACTCCAGAACTTGGAAACGCTTCATCACCAGCGTTCAAGGAATTAGAAACTAAAGTAACTTCTGCG CTCAACaacatttattcacaaaaattTGGGGAGGCCTTTAATCGCACCATCATCAAAGGCTTCAG GAGTGGATCTGTTGTGGCAGATGTTGAGCTGGTATTCAATGAAGGACAGACACTTCCAAATGCCACTGCAGCTGCTGATACTTTAGTGGAAGCTGCTGCTTCTGGTAACTTATCTCTGCCTGTCAATGCATCAACTATTGTAGCCAGAG TTGTAGAGACACCAACTGTAGCTCCAGTCACCACTGCACCTtcaacag CCTCAGCACCAATCAGTACGACCAAACTACCAACAAATGTCACGTCATCACCTATTAACTTGACCACACAACTTGTAAACATGACCTCACCACCGGTCAGCCCAACCACACAACTGAGCAACATCACATCACCTCATCTGAACATGACGTCATCACCAACTGTTTCAACCTCAACAATTCTCAATGCAACGTCACTACCACTTAACCAGACCTCACCACCGGTCAGCCCAACCACACAACTGAGCAACATCACATCACCTCATCTGAACATGACGTCATCACCAACTGTTTCAACCTCAACAATTCTCAATGCAACCTCACTGCCACTTAACCAGACCTCACCACCGGTCAGCCCAACCACACAACTGAGCAACATCACATCACCACCACTCAACATGACATCACCAGCACTCAATGCAACTTCACCACCACTCAACATGACTTCACCAGCCTCACCTCAAGTCAGCACAACGCCACTGCCAG GTCATGCAAGTTCCCCAGCTGTGAGTGAAAATTCGACAACTTCCATCATTACTACTGGTGCTCCAACTACAGTTAGAACTACAACACCTGCCCCACCGCCGGAGCCTAAAATCTCTTTGGGATTCAGTTTGAAACAAACCTTTACTCCAGAACTTGGAAACGCTTCATCACCAGCGTTCAAGGAATTAGAAACTAAAGTAACTTCTGCG CTCAACaacatttattcacaaaaattTGGGGAGGCCTTTAATCGCACCATCATCAAAGGCTTCAG GAGTGGATCTGTTGTGGCAGATGTTGAGCTGGTATTCAATGAAGGACAGACACTTCCAAATGCCACTGCAGCTGCTGATACTTTAGTGGAAGCTGCTGCTTCTGGTAACTTATCTCTGCCTGTCAATGCATCAACTATTGTAGCCAGAG TTGTAGAGACACCAACTGTAGCTCCAGTCACCACTGCACCTTcaacag CCTCAGCACCAATCAGTACGACCAAACTACCAACAAATGTCACGTCATCACCTATTAACTTGACCACACAACTTGTAAACATGACCTCACCACCGGTCAGCCCAACCACACAACTGAGCAACATCACATCACCTCATCTGAACATGACGTCATCACCAACTGTTTCAACCTCAACAATTCTCAATGCAACGTCACTACCACTTAACCAGACCTCACCACCGGTCAGCCCAACCACACAACCGACCAACATCACATCACCTCATCTGAACATGACATCACCAGCACTCAATGCAACTTCACCACCACTCAACATGACTTCACCAACCTCACCTCAAGTCAGCACAACGCCACTGCCAG CACTCAATGCAACTTCACCACCACTCAACATGACTTCACCAACCTCACCTCAAGTCACCACAACGCCACTGCCAG CAAATGTAACACAACCAAACATTACAACGGTTTCTACGATCATAACAACTGCCGTGCCAGCACCACCAAGGGTCAGCCTGGGATTTAGTTTGCAACAAAACTTTTCATCTGACCTTGGTAATGAGACTTCTCCAGTGTTCCTGGCATTAGCAAAACAAGTACAAGATTCG CTTGATCTCGTCTACAAGAACAAATTTGGGAATCGTTTCGTCCGATCTAAAGTCAGATCTTTCAG ACAAGGTTCCGTTGTGGTAGATGCTGAGTTGATATTTAATGATACCAGCTCTGTCCCAGAAGATAATGAGGTGGCAAATACTCTGGTGGAAGCAGCCAACAGTTCCAACCCCAACTTCACTCTATCAGTGAATACAGCAACCATTGTTGCAACAA GAGTGGTTACGACCACGGTTGTGCCTTCCACATCAGTGGGTTCAACTGTGTCAACAG TTGCGCAAACTTCACCACCACTCACTTCAACCTCATCCCCACTGAATGCAACTTCACCACCACTCAATGCAACTTCAGCACCAGTCAACATTACATCACCAGCACTCAATGCCACTTCTCCAACAGTCAACATGACATCACCAACACTGAATGCAACTTCACCACCACTCAATGTAACCTCAGTGCCACCATTGTCCACCACGTCCCCTACAG CTGCTACCACAACTGCTACTGTGATCGTAACCACTGCCGCACCACCAGAAACAACAGTCAAATTGGGATTTAGCCTGCAACAAACCTTTACCTCTGGACTTTCAAACAGTGATTCTGATGAGTTCAAGACATTAGCAAACAGAATACAAGAAGCT CTGGATTCCATCTATAGGACAAGATTTGGCGTCCGTTTCCTGCGATCTCTCATCAGAGCTTTCAG ACAAGGTTCCGTTGTGGTAGATGCTGATCTGGTATTCCATAATGCCAGCTCCGTCCCAGAAACAACCGAGGTGGCAAATGCTCTGGTGACAGCATCCAACAGTTCCAACTTCACACTCCCGTTGAACACGTCAAGTGTGGTTGCAACAA GAATTAATGCAACAACTCAACCtaccacaccaactacag TCAACATGACATCACCAACACTGAATGGAACTTCACCACCACTCAATGTCACCTCAGTGCCAACATTGTCCACCACGTCCCCTACAG CTGCTACCACATCTGCTACTGTGATCGTAACCACTGCCGCACCACCAGAATCAACAGTCAAATTGGGATTTAGCCTGCAACAAACCTTTACCTCTGGACTTTCAAACAGTGATTCTGATGAGTTCAAGACATTAGCAAACAGAATACAAGAAGCT CTGGATTCCATCTATAGGACAAGATTTGGCGTCCGTTTCCTGCGATCTCTCATCAGAGCTTTCAG ACAAGGTTCCGTTGTGGTAGATGCTGATCTGGTATTCCATAATGCCAGCTCCGTCCCAGAAACAACCGAGGTGGCAAATGCTCTGGTGACAGCATCCAACAGTTCCAACTTCACGCTCCCGTTGAACACATCAAGTGTGGTTGCAACAA GAATTAATACAACAACTCAACCtaccacaccaactacag TCAACATGACATCACCAACACTGAATGCAACTTCACCACCACTCAATGTCACCTCAGTGCCAACATTGTCCACCACGTCCCCCACAG CTGCTACCACAACTGCTACTGTGATCGTAACCACTGCCGCACCACCAGAATCAACAGTCAAATTGGGATTTAGCCTGCAACAAACCTTTACCTCTGGACTTTCAAACAGTGATTCTGATGAGTTCAAGACATTAGCAAACAGAATACAAGAAGTT CTGGATTCCATCTATAGGACAAGATTTGGCGTCCGTTTCCTGCGATCTCTCATCAGAGCTTTCAG ACAAGGTTCCGTTGTGGTAGATGCTGATCTGGTATTCCATAATGCCAGCTCCGTCCCAGAAACAACCGAGGTGGCAAATGCTCTGGTGACAGCATCCAACAGTTCCAACTTCACGCTCCCGTTGAACACGTCAAGTGTGGTTGCAACAA GAATTAATGCAACTCAACCtaccacaccaactacag CCAGTGCAACTTCACCACCTGTCAACATGACATCACCACCACTCAATGCAACTTCACCACCTGTCAACATTACTTCACCACCACTCAATGCAACTTCAGCACCAGTCAACATTACATCACCAGCACTCAATGCCACTTCTCCAACAGTCAACATGACATCACCAACACTGAATGCAACTTCACCACCACTCAATGTCACCTCAGTGCCAACATTGTCCACCACGTCCCCCACAG CTGCTACCACAACTGCTACTGTGATCGTAACCACTGCCGCACCACCAGAATCAACAGTCAAATTGGGATTTAGCCTGCAACAAACCTTTACCTCTGGACTTTCAAACAGTGATTCTGATGAGTTCAAGACATTAGCAAACAGAATACAAGAAGTT CTGGATTCCATCTATAGGACAAGATTTGGCGTCCGTTTCCTGCGATCTCTCATCAGAGCTTTCAG ACAAGGTTCCGTTGTGGTAGATGCTGATCTGGTATTCCATAATGCCAGCTCCGTCCCAGAAACAACCGAGGTGGCAAATGCTCTGGTGACAGCATCCAACAGTTCCAACTTCACGCTCCCGTTGAACACGTCAAGTGTGGTTGCAACAA GAATTAATACAACAACTCAACCtaccacaccaactacag CCAGTGCAACTTCACCACCTGTCAACATTACATCACCACCACTCAATGCAACTTCACCACCAGTCAACATGACATCACCACCACTCAATGCCACTTCTCCAACAGTCAACATGACATCACCAACACTGAATGCAACTTCACCACCACTCAATGCAACTTCTCCACCATTGTCCACCACTTCACCTACAG CTGCTACCACAACTGCTACTGTGATCGTAACCACTGCCGCACCACCAGAAACAACAGTCCAATTGGGATTTAGCCTGCAACAAACCTTTACCTCTGGACTTTCAAACAGTGATTCTGATGAGTTCAAGACATTAGCAAACAGAATACAAGAAGTT CTGGATTCCATCTATAGGACAAGATTTGGCGTCCGTTTCCTGCGATCTCTCATCAGAGCTTTCAG ACAAGGTTCCGTTGTGGTAGATGCTGATCTGGTATTCCATAATGCCAGCTCCGTCCCAGAAACAACCGAGGTGGCAAATGCTCTGGTGACAGCATCCAACAGTTCCAACTTCACGCTCCCGTTGAACACGTCAAGTGTGGTTGCAACAA GAATTAATACAACAACTCAACCtaccacaccaactacag CCAGTGCAACTTCACCACCTGTCAACATTACATCACCACCACTCAATGCAACTTCAGCACCAGTCAACATGACATCACCACCACTCAATGCCACTTCTCCAACAGTCAACATGACATCACCAACACTGAATGCAACTTCACCACCACTCAATGCAACTTCTCCACCATTGTCCACCACTTCACCTACAG CTGCTACCACAACTGCTACTGTGATCGTAACCACTGCCGCACCACCAGAAACAACAGTCCAATTGGGATTTAGCCTGCAACAAACCTTTACCTCTGGACTTTCAAACAGTGATTCTGATGAGTTCAAGACATTAGCAAACAGAATACAAGAAGTT CTGGATTCCATCTATAGGACAAGATTTGGCGTCCGTTTCCTGCGATCTCTCATCAGAGCTTTCAG ACAAGGTTCCGTTGTGGTAGATGCTGATCTGGTATTCCGTAATGCCAGCTCCGTCCCAGAAACAACTGAGGTTGCAAATGCTCTGGTGACAGCATCCAACAGTTCCAACTTCACGCTCCCGTTGAACATATCAAGTGTGGTTGCAACAA GAATTAATACAACAACTCAACCtaccacaccaactacag CCAGTGCAACTTCACCACAACTGAATTCAACTTCCTCACTTGCCAACATGACATCACCATCACTCAATGCAACTTCTCCAACAGCCAGTGCAACTTCACCACCTGTCAACATTACATCACCACCACTCAATGTAACTTCTCCAACAGCCAGTGCAACTTCACCACCTGTCAACATGACATCACCACCACTGAATTCAACTTCACCACCAGTCAATGTCACCTCAGTGCCACCATTGTCCACCACGTCCCCTACAG CtgttaccacaactgctactgTGATCGTAACCAATGCCGCACCACCAGAAACAATTGTCAAATTGGGATTTAGCCTGCGACAAACCTTTACCTCTGGACTTTTAAACAGTGATTCTGATGAGTTCAAGACATTAGCAAACAGAATACAAGAAGTT CTGGATTCCATCTATAGGACCAGATTTGGCGTCCGTTTCCTGCGATCTCTTATCAGAGCTTTCAG ACAAGGTTCCGTTGTGGTAGATGCTGATCTGGTATTCCGTAATGCCAGCTCCGTCCCAGAAACAACTGAGGTGGAAAATGCTCTGGTGACAGCATCCAACAATTCCAACTTCACACTCCCGTTGAACACGTCAAGTGTGGTTGCAACAA GAATTAATACAACTCAACCtaccacaccaactacag TCTCCACAACTACAGTTGCAACAACTGCAGCTCCAACAACTGCAGCTGCAACAACTGCAGCTGCAACAACTGCAGCTCCAACAACTGCAGCTGCAACAACTGCAGCTGCAACAACTGCAGCTCCAACAACTGTTGCTGCAACCACAGCTCCAAGTACCACTGCTAATGCTCCCACTACTACTACAACTACTGTAATCTTTTCACTTACAATGCTGGCTGTTGCACAGGTGCTGATTAATTTATAG